From a single Osmerus mordax isolate fOsmMor3 chromosome 6, fOsmMor3.pri, whole genome shotgun sequence genomic region:
- the zdhhc18a gene encoding palmitoyltransferase ZDHHC18a isoform X1 has translation MMKNCEYQQIDPRTLVSTPSSTLPSTDKNGHRLRRKWEVFPGKNRFYCDGRIILAKQIGVLPLTLCLIVVTSGLFFAFDCPFLVTHLTMFIPVIGGVLFVFVIVSLLQTSFTDPGILPRAKPDEAADIEKQIDTTGSSTYRPPPRTKEILINQQVVKLKYCFTCKMFRPPRTSHCSLCDNCVERFDHHCPWVGNCVGRRNYRFFYSFIISLSFLTSFIFGCVVTHLTLRSQEGKGLVAAIQESPSSVVELVICFFSIWSVLGLSGFHTYLVASNLTTNEDIKGSWASKSDPEETGNPYTYNSMVTNCCVTLCGPLPPSLIDRRGFVPPEEEPPAGAPDAEPLPFMAKNDTNMCTPRTKDLLGRVLHSFDLQGLCPQGSPKTSPLGLAASSSPAPSSRLPSTGCSSRQDRRPMDFPCPPLGGGISGSRRASLLSPNPAFRLARPSPSLSRTTLILGDKPEAGFLSLH, from the exons ATGATGAAGAATTGTGAGTACCAGCAAATTGACCCACGGACTCTTGTTTCAACACCTTCATCAACGCTACCGTCCACGGACAAAAATGGGCACCGGCTTCGAAGGAAATGGGAAGTATTTCCAGGCAAGAATCGATTTTATTGCGACGGACGGATCATTCTCGCCAAACAAATTGGGGTCCTACCATTGACACTCTGCCTTATCGTAGTGACCAGTGGCCTTTTCTTTGCGTTCGA CTGTCCGTTCCTGGTGACCCACCTGACTATGTTCATACCTGTGATTGGAGGGgtattatttgtgtttgtgatcgTCTCACTGCTCCAGACGAGCTTTACGGATCCGGGCATCCTGCCCCGGGCCAAGCCGGACGAGGCAGCCGACATTGAGAAGCAGATAG ACACCACGGGTTCCTCCACGTACCGCCCCCCTCCGCGCACCAAGGAAATCCTTATTAACCAGCAGGTGGTTAAGCTGAAGTACTGCTTTACCTGCAAGATGTTCCGCCCGCCTCGGACCTCACACTGCAGCCTGTGTGACAACTGCGTCG AGCGGTTCGATCATCACTGCCCCTGGGTGGGGAACTGTGTTGGCAGGCGCAACTACCGCTTCTTCTACAGTtttatcatctctctctctttcctcacctccttcatctTCGGCTGTGTCGTCACACACCTCACGCTAC gcTCCCAGGAAGGTAAAGGCCTCGTCGCTGCAATACAGGAGAGTCCTTCTAG CGTGGTGGAGCTGGTCATCTGTTTCTTCTCCATCTGGTCTGTTCTGGGCCTCTCAGGCTTCCATACCTACCTAGTGGCCTCCAACCTCACCACCAACGAAGAC ATCAAAGGCTCCTGGGCCAGTAAGAGTGACCCAGAGGAAACGGGGAATCCTTACACTTACAACAGCATGGTGACAAACtgctgtgtgaccctgtgtgggCCTCTCCCTCCCAG CCTGATCGATCGCCGAGGCTTCGTGCCCCCGGAGGAGGAGCCGCCGGCGGGCGCCCCGGACGCCGAGCCCCTCCCCTTCATGGCCAAGAACGACACAAACATG TGTACTCCGAGAACCAAGGACCTCCTAGGGAGAGTGCTTCACTCCTTCGATCTCCAGGGGCTGTGTCCCCAGGGCTCCCCCAAGACCAGTCCCCTGGGCCTGGCTGCCTCcagctcccctgccccctcctccaggctccccTCGACCGGGTGCTCCAGCCGGCAGGACCGCCGGCCCATGGActtcccctgccctccactAGGTGGCGGCATCAGCGGCAGCAGGAgagcctccctgctctccccgaACCCGGCCTTCAGGCTGGCCAGGCCGTCGCCGTCTCTCAGCCGCACCACCCTCATCCTGGGGGACAAGCCCGAAGCCGGCTTCCTCTCGCTGCACTGA
- the zdhhc18a gene encoding palmitoyltransferase ZDHHC18a isoform X2, whose amino-acid sequence MMKNCEYQQIDPRTLVSTPSSTLPSTDKNGHRLRRKWEVFPGKNRFYCDGRIILAKQIGVLPLTLCLIVVTSGLFFAFDCPFLVTHLTMFIPVIGGVLFVFVIVSLLQTSFTDPGILPRAKPDEAADIEKQIDTTGSSTYRPPPRTKEILINQQVVKLKYCFTCKMFRPPRTSHCSLCDNCVERFDHHCPWVGNCVGRRNYRFFYSFIISLSFLTSFIFGCVVTHLTLRSQEGKGLVAAIQESPSSVVELVICFFSIWSVLGLSGFHTYLVASNLTTNEDIKGSWASKSDPEETGNPYTYNSMVTNCCVTLCGPLPPSLIDRRGFVPPEEEPPAGAPDAEPLPFMAKNDTNMEDNCQDFALSCTA is encoded by the exons ATGATGAAGAATTGTGAGTACCAGCAAATTGACCCACGGACTCTTGTTTCAACACCTTCATCAACGCTACCGTCCACGGACAAAAATGGGCACCGGCTTCGAAGGAAATGGGAAGTATTTCCAGGCAAGAATCGATTTTATTGCGACGGACGGATCATTCTCGCCAAACAAATTGGGGTCCTACCATTGACACTCTGCCTTATCGTAGTGACCAGTGGCCTTTTCTTTGCGTTCGA CTGTCCGTTCCTGGTGACCCACCTGACTATGTTCATACCTGTGATTGGAGGGgtattatttgtgtttgtgatcgTCTCACTGCTCCAGACGAGCTTTACGGATCCGGGCATCCTGCCCCGGGCCAAGCCGGACGAGGCAGCCGACATTGAGAAGCAGATAG ACACCACGGGTTCCTCCACGTACCGCCCCCCTCCGCGCACCAAGGAAATCCTTATTAACCAGCAGGTGGTTAAGCTGAAGTACTGCTTTACCTGCAAGATGTTCCGCCCGCCTCGGACCTCACACTGCAGCCTGTGTGACAACTGCGTCG AGCGGTTCGATCATCACTGCCCCTGGGTGGGGAACTGTGTTGGCAGGCGCAACTACCGCTTCTTCTACAGTtttatcatctctctctctttcctcacctccttcatctTCGGCTGTGTCGTCACACACCTCACGCTAC gcTCCCAGGAAGGTAAAGGCCTCGTCGCTGCAATACAGGAGAGTCCTTCTAG CGTGGTGGAGCTGGTCATCTGTTTCTTCTCCATCTGGTCTGTTCTGGGCCTCTCAGGCTTCCATACCTACCTAGTGGCCTCCAACCTCACCACCAACGAAGAC ATCAAAGGCTCCTGGGCCAGTAAGAGTGACCCAGAGGAAACGGGGAATCCTTACACTTACAACAGCATGGTGACAAACtgctgtgtgaccctgtgtgggCCTCTCCCTCCCAG CCTGATCGATCGCCGAGGCTTCGTGCCCCCGGAGGAGGAGCCGCCGGCGGGCGCCCCGGACGCCGAGCCCCTCCCCTTCATGGCCAAGAACGACACAAACATG GAGGACAACTGTCAGGACTTTGCTCTGTCCTGCACTGCCTAA
- the pigv gene encoding palmitoyltransferase ZDHHC18-A produces MDVSTVLQFATFTRGVSLLLQALLNAAIPDHDADAFSPPRAEEPRFLDPAVEWLFGGLSRWDAEHYLFIAERGYQYEHNFAFFPLLPVVLRGLAETMWPLGSWLTMRGRLLLAVALGNSALFLLSAVALYALGRVVLQDRRLALVSSLLYCLTPANVFMTAGYSESLFAALTFGGLFLLEKGFTLRACLALGIATASRANGLVNVGFLLYLPLQQALSQIRAHRQTAGGNGRVFYYTWVSVRLLFTAVLGTGLIALPFFAFQYYGYRTFCTPSLSPEQMPPVLLALAESKGYRVPDENAPPPLWCLRPVPLLYSHIQDVYWDVGFLRYFQVKQIPNFLLALPMATLGSAAAYLYYHANTDLCLRLGLWYGGMYLRSDKPTPGFYNPRVFVYIVHATVLLTFGAFCMHVQVLTRFLASSSPVPFWVSAQLLILNEPLIRRSTSSSSKRQQQYRAANSSSSRSLAPHNPILALMPHWRTCSPTTQCIVGYYISYWLLGLALHCNFLPWT; encoded by the exons ATGGATGTAAGCACCGTCCTGCAGTTCGCCACCTTCACTCGGGGCGTTTCGTTATTGTTACAG GCTCTACTTAATGCAGCGATTCCAGATCACGATGCTGATGCATTCAGCCCTCCGAGGGCAGAGGAACCGCGCTTCCTGGACCCTGCGGTGGAATGGTTATTTGGCGGCCTCTCCCGCTGGGATGCGGAACATTACCTCTTCATCGCTGAGAGGGGCTACCAGTACGAGCACAACTTTGCCTTCTTTCCCCTGCTCCCTGTGGTACTGCGGGGGCTGGCAGAAACAATGTGGCCGCTCGGCAGCTGGTTGACTATGAGGGGGCgtctgctgctggctgtggctcTAGGCAACAGCGCCCTCTTCCTGCTGAGCGCGGTAGCGCTGTACGCGCTCGGTCGAGTAGTCCTACAGGACAGACGTCTCGCCCTTGTGTCCAGTCTGCTTTATTGTCTGACGCCTGCTAACGTCTTTATGACTGCGGGATATTCCGAGAGCCTGTTTGCTGCTCTCACTTTCGGTGGCCTCTTTCTCCTGGAGAAAGGGTTCACCCTCAGAGCGTGTCTGGCCCTTGGAATAGCCACAGCCTCACGCGCCAACGGGCTTGTGAACGTAGGATTCCTGCTGTATCTGCCTCTGCAACAGGCGCTGTCCCAAATCCGCGCACATCGCCAAACCGCGGGAGGAAACGGCCGAGTCTTCTACTACACTTGGGTTTCCGTTCGTCTGCTGTTCACAGCCGTGCTGGGCACGGGGCTCATCGCCCTTCCTTTCTTTGCATTCCAGTACTACGGGTACAGGACGTTctgcaccccctccctctccccggaACAGATGCCCCCCGTTCTCCTGGCGCTGGCCGAGTCTAAAGGCTACAGGGTCCCCGACGAGAACGCCCCCCCGCCCCTGTGGTGCCTAcgccctgtccccctcctctactctcacATCCAGGATGTGTACTGGGACGTGGGCTTTCTGCGCTACTTCCAGGTCAAGCAGATCCCCAACTTCCTGCTGGCGTTACCCATGGCGACCCTGGGCTCCGCGGCAGCCTACTTGTACTACCACGCTAACACGGACCTGTGTCTGAGACTGGGGCTGTGGTATGGAGGCATGTATCTACGATCAGACAAGCCCACACCTGGGTTCTACAACCCCAGAGTGTTTGTGTACATAGTGCACGCCACTGTGCTTCTGACGTTTGGAGCATTCTGCATGCATGTGCAG GTGTTGACCCGGTTTTTGGCCTCGTCCTCTCCGGTACCGTTCTGGGTCAGCGCTCAGCTTCTCATCCTCAACGAGCCTCTCATCCGACGAAGCACATCCTCCTCATCCAAGAGGCAGCAACAGTACAGGGCAGCCAACTCCAGTTCCTCCAGGAGTCTTGCACCTCATAACCCAATCCTTGCACTAATGCCCCACTGGAGGACATGTTCCCCAACCACGCAATGCATCGTGGGATACTACATCTCCTACTGGTTGCTTGGCCTGGCACTGCACTGTAACTTCTTGCCATGGACCTGA